In the genome of Pseudomonas sp. Teo4, the window AACAACCATCAGCAGCTGGTCGGCATCGAGCGTATCTACACCGATGGCCTGCTGTGGGGGGCGGCGACCTTCAAGAACTCGTTCTATCAGCGCTCGTACTACGCGTATCTGGGCAAGGTCTGGGAGCATGAGCGCTACCCGGTGTATGTCAAGCTCAGTGCCGGGTTGATCGAGGGGTACAAAGGTGAGTACGACGACAAGATCCCGCTTAACCACCTGGGCGTGGCCCCGGTGATCATTCCTGCTTTCGGCGCCCATTGGGGGCCGGTGGGGGCGGAGTTCGTCGTACTGGGCGCGGCGGCGGGGATGATCAACGTGGGGCTGCGCTTTTGACGCAGCCCCGCACGGGCTTGTTTATGCGGCGTCGCTCAAGGTTGTGTCGCCTGCCTTGCTGCGCTGGCCGAGCCAGACCAGCAGCAGCCCAGCGCCCGCCAGCAAGCCACCGGCCATGGGCACTGCGGCATAGCCCATGTCCAGGCTGATCACCGCGCCGCCCAATGCCGCACCCACGGCGTTACCGAGGTTGAACGCACCTACGTTGATGGACGATGCCAGCCCCGGGGCCTCGCTGGCGGCGATCATTACCCGCATTTGCAGCGGCGGGACCACGGCGAAGGTGAATACGCCCCAGACCAGCAGGGCGACGGCGGCACCGATATGGCTGGCGAGTACCAGCGGCATCAGCAGCATGATCACTGCCAGCACGCCCAGGAAGATCTTCGCCGCGCCGTCCAGCGACCAGTCGGCCAAGCGCCCGCCGAGGCTGTTGCCAAGGGTGAACCCGACACCGATCAGCACCAGCGCGAGGGTGACGAAAGCGTGTGAGGCACCGGTCAACTCGGAAAGTACCGGGGCAACGTAGGTGTACAGGGTGAACATGGCACCTGCGCCCAGTACCGTAGTGGCCATCGCCAGCAGCACGCTGGGCCGGGCAATGACCGCCAGCTCCTTGCGCACGTGGGGTACGCTGCCACGTTCGCCTTTGGGCAAGGCATACCACAGGGTCGCCATGGCCAGCAGGCCGAGCACGGCGGTGCCAGCGAAGGCCATGCGCCAACCGACCTGTTGGCCCACCCAGGTGGCAGCAGGCACGCCACCGATGTTGGCGATGGTCAGGCCCATGAACATGGTGGCCACCGCGCTGGCCTGTTTGTCCTTGGGCACGACGCTGGCTGCCACCACTGCACCCAGGCCGAAGAAGGCGCCATGGTTGAGGCTGGTGACCAGACGCGAGGCCAGCAAGGTGTAGTAGTCCGGCGACAGTGCCGACAGCAGGTTGCCCAAGGTGAAGATGGCCATCAGCGCCATCAACGCGGCGCGTTTGCCGAAGCGGCTGAAAAGCAGGGTCATGATCGGCGCGCCGACCATCACGCCGATGGCATAAGCGGTAATCAGCATGCCCGCGCTGGGGATGCTGACGTTCACGCCTTCGGCGATCACGGGCAGCAGGCCCATGGGGGTGAACTCGGTGGTGCCGATGCCGAATGCGCCGATGGCGAGGGCGAATAGCACCCGTTTGGGAGAAAGCGTGCTCATCAGGAGCTCCGGTTTGAGTATGTGTGAGGCATGAAACTATCGCTGGCTGGCCAGTTTCCACTGTCCATGTGGAAACAACGGCCTTGTGTTGCCTGTGCCGGCCCCATCGCCGGCAAGCCGGCTCCCACATGGACCGCGAGGTTCTCAAAACCATTGCAGTACCTGTAGCCGGCTTGCCGGCGATGAGGCCAGTGCTGACCGAGAGTGGGCACTCAGTCCCAAGCTGGCGCCAGGCCGTCCGGGCTGACTTCACGGCCGTTGCGCTCGAGCGTGGCGATGCGAGCCATGTCTTCGTCGTCCAGGCGAAGGCTGCGCGCCAGCAGGTTGCTCGCCAGGTTTTCACGCTTGGTGGAAGACGGAATCACCGCATACCCCAACTGCATGGCCCAGGCCAGTGCGACCTGCGCCACGGTGGCCTTGTGCTTGGCGGCGATCTCGGTCAGCACCGGGTCTTTCAGAACTTTGCCGTAGGCCAGCGTCATGTAGGAGGTGACGGTGATGCCTTGTTCCTTGAGGAATGCGACCAGCTTGCTGTTCTGCAGGTACGGGCTGAGTTCGATCTGGTTGGTGGCGATTTCGCCTTTTCCGACCACCTCGATTGCTTGTCGGGTCAGCTCGATGTTGAAGTTGGAGACGCCGATCTGACGCGTCAGGCCCAGCTTCCTGGCTTCAGCCAGAGCGGTCATGTATTCGTTCAACTCCACACCGTTGCCAGGTGCCGGCCAGTGAATCAGTAGCAGGTCGACATGGTCGGTGCGCAGTTTGCTCAGGCTCTCGCGCAGGCTGGGGATCAGCTTGTCGGCGGCATAGTTGTCGACCCAGATCTTGGTGGTGATGAACAGCTCATTACGCGGCACGCCGCTTTCGGCGATGGCCTGGCCGACGTCGGCTTCGTTCTTGTAGATCTGTGCGGTGTCGATCACGCGGTAGCCCAGCTCCAGGGCGGACTTGACCGAGTCGATGACGGCTTGGCCGGTCAGGCGGAAGGTGCCGAGGCCGAAGGATGGAATGCTCATGGATCTGCTCCTTGACGAAAAGGTAACGATGGTTCGAGTGATGGGCAGTGTGCGGGTTTCACTGCAAATGATTAAGCGTAGGCGGGGCCAAGGACTTTTGACCTGTGGTCAACAATGATGGGGCATGACATAAGTAGCGCGCCTGCCATTGGGCAGGGTGGTTAGCTGGCGGCTTCATTCTCAGGAGCCGTGTGCCATGACCACTGAATCGTCCTGTTTTCGGGATGTCGACACCCTGATCGCCAGCCAGTTGCCCGAGTGGCTGACCAAAGCCTCGCTGGACCAGCTGAGCTTGTTACGTATCAGCTTGCTGCAACAGCAGCACAGCCAGCATCAGCTGGCCACGCTGTTCGCGAAGGTGACGCCGCTGGATGCGTTTGCCGAGTCGTTGCTGACCAAGGCATTGAGCAAGAAGCATCTGCCAATCATGGACGTGCGCCAGGCGAAGGTGCGACGCACCACGGTGTTTACCCCGGCGCCGGTGGGCACCGGGGCGTTGGGCAAGGTCGTGACGGAAGTCTCCGAGTCCAGTCTGCTGGCTGCTGCGTTGCACAATTTCGCCAGTGTCGAGCAAATACCCACGGGAGCCGTGGTGACCACTTCGCTTGTCGACGCCCAAGACGCGCCACTGGCCTTGAGCGCTGAATCATTTACCCGGTTGTGTCGCGACGAGGATGTGGGCGGCCAGTACCAGGTTCACCTTGAGTCGATCTTCCATACATCGCAGGCGTCGTCAGTGTTGGAGCAGAGCGCTCGGCACAAACTGGAAACAACCTTGCGGCTGGCGGCGCTCAGGGGTGAAGTTGATGAGCAGACGTATTTCCAATGCCTGCCGATGGTCGCCAGCAAACCGCATGTGCTCTCGAGCAATGCCCGTCTGGTGCCATTCGACCTTCGTGTGTTGGGTAAGCGAGTGCGGGGTGCCGTGGCATTCGAAGTCCGCCAGCTGCGCAAGCACAATCCGGCACTGGAGGGGGTGATCTTGTGGGTGCCGGATGATGCGCATGGGCCGTTGCGGCGATACGCCAACTGGGACGCACTGTGGAAGGCGTTGGGGCGACGCTTCCAGGCAGCGGGGTATGCCGCGTTCTTCCAGCGTTTTATCAGTGAGCGTGACCGCATGGCGTTCAGCCAGGCGTTGGGGCCTTTGTTGCAGACACAGGCCAGCAATTTGCCAATTTCGCTCAATGGCCATATGCATGCCATCGAGCTGCCGCTGTACCAGCACATGCGAACTGTTCGCGTCGACACCCTGCTGGACGATGCCCGTGTATTGGCGGTTCCTACTGCACAGGTCAAGCAGGACGAGCGTGAGAAGCGGCTGAGTGACTACGCCGATGCCGGCTTGAACCTGCTGGGCTTGGCCAGCTTGTTCGTGCCAGTGCTGGGTTTGCCGTTGCTTGGCATCGCGGCTGCACAGATCGCCGACGGCGTGTATGAAGGTTTTGCCGACTGGACGCTGGGGGATCGCGCGGGTGCTCTGAAGCACTTGCTGGGCGTTGCGGAAAACCTCGCGGCGGGAGTTGCGCTGGTTGCCATTGGCCAAGTGGCCGGCCGTTTGATCGAGCGCTCGTCCTATGTTGAGCGCCTGGTGCCGGTGCTCAATGGGCAGGACCAACTGCGGCTGATCGATGCAGCTTTGCCCGGTTACGCCGTGGCTGATCGGCAACTGTCGATCGGTGAGCGCACTGAAGTAGAGGGAAAAAGCTACTTGCGCACACATCAGGCAACCTACCAAGTGGTCGATGATCCACAAGGCAGAGTGCGTATCCAGCACCCGAGCAGGCCAGGCGCATACTCGCCGTGGCTCGACAGCAACGGTGAGGGCGGCTGGCGGCACGATCTGGAAGCGCCGCAGCATTGGCAAGGTCCGGGCCTGCTGATACAGCGTCTGGCCAGTGACTGGGCGAGTGTCGACGAGCAGACCGCTGAACAGGTGATGCACATCACCGGGTTCGACGAAGACCGGCTGCGCCGCCTGCTCCTGGAGCACGCACCGGCGCCGGCCCGTTTGCGCGATGCGCTGCAGCGCTATCAAGCACATGCGCAGTACCCTGAGTTGCGCGGCGAGTTCTTCGAGCAATACATCGCTGGGCTTGAGGATGTGCCGACACCGGCTGCGCAACGATTACGTCGCGATTTCCCCGGGCTGACGGCGCGCGGTGCACAGGAAATCGTCGAACACGGGGGCGCCGAAGCGCTCCACAACCTGCTGGTCAGCGGACGGGTGCCGCAGGCGTTGGCCGAACAGACGCGCTGGATGCTGCGCGATAGCCGTCTGGACCGTGCCTGCGCCGGCTTCTTCCAAGAGGTGGCGATCAGCGTCGACACCGAACGACTGGCTGTGGGATTGACCGGCGAATGGTCGGCCTGGCCAGGTGAGCAACGGATCGAGCTGCGTATTGGCGACACGGCAGGCGAACTGGTTGCCCGCTCGGGCGCAGTAGATGCAACGGACATTGGCTATATCATTCGCCAGGGACACCGCTACCAGGCGCTGGATGCAGCGGGCCGTGAGCTTGTTGGCGCAGATCAACATGACAGCCTGTTCCAGGCTCTTTGGCTGCACCTGAGTGCCGCACAGAAGCAAGCGCTCGGCGATGCGGCCGTTTCGGCTGAGCAACTTCGCCAGGCCTTGGCGTTGCGGGCAGCAGGGCAACGGGAAGTTGCCGCTCAACAGCTTGGCATGGCCCCGATCGAATCGGGCATGCGGCCACCGGTGCGTTTGGGCGACGGTCGACTGGGTTACCCGCTCAGCGGTGGAGACCCCGTCGCCCCCCTGCGAGGGCCGGTGTTGACGACCCTGGATCCGCAGGCTCGCCAATCGGTGCGTGCCGGTCTGCAGCAACTGTTTCCTCATCGTCGGGCGGTGGACATTTTTTGGTTGTCCACGCTATTGGCGCAACGGCCAGGGCGTACCCTGTGGGTTGCCTTCAGTGAGCTGGCGGGGCAGGTACGGCGGCTGGACCAAGCCCTGAGGGTGTGGCAAGGCCCGGTCGACGGGTCGGTGTACGCCAACCGCCGGCGCGCCGCACAACTGATTCTTGAAGCCTGGCAACCGCCGTACTATGGGCCCGGCGGTGTTGGTTCGCTGGTCATTCACAACATCGCCATGGACCACTGGCCCAGCTTGCCGGCAGATGTGGGCTTCGGCCACCTTCATCGCCTGTGTCTGACCAATGCCGGGTTCTCGGAGCTGGACCAGGCTTTCTTCAACCTGTTTCCCAACTTGCAGACGCTCCAGTTAAGCGCAAACAGGCTGACCCGACTGCCTTCGTTGGCCGGTTTCAGTGAACTGCGCAGCCTGGATGTGCAACGCAACCGGCTGACAACCCTGGAAGGTCTGGAACACCTGACGGGGCTGACCCAGCTGGTCGCCAATGACAACGCGTTGGTCTCCTTGCCCGACCTGGGCAGGCTCTCCCGATTGACACGCCTGGACTTGCAGAGAAACCAGCTGGAGACGGTCGAGGGTGTGCAGCACCTGACGTTGATGACTCAACTGGACCTCAGTGACAACCGACTGGCAGCCCTGCCAGAGCACATCCACTGGCTGGTGAGGGTCCGGTACGTCAATCTGAGTGCCAATCGCCTGGCTGCATTGCCCACCGGCATCGGCCGCATGACGGCGTTGACCCAGCTGAACCTGGCGGATAACCGCTTGAGCGATTTGCCAGTGACGTTCGGTGATCTGGTCAACCTGAGGATCCTCAATCTGCGGGGCAACCGGCTGACGGCCATTCCCTCCGGGCTCGAACGGCTTCGCGCGTTGCAGGAGC includes:
- a CDS encoding sn-glycerol-3-phosphate transporter; this encodes MIRTTMAGIGLLAVSLAAPAMAGEREGDYWYVQTSAYTKHWTHDPDHNNHQQLVGIERIYTDGLLWGAATFKNSFYQRSYYAYLGKVWEHERYPVYVKLSAGLIEGYKGEYDDKIPLNHLGVAPVIIPAFGAHWGPVGAEFVVLGAAAGMINVGLRF
- a CDS encoding MFS transporter, with amino-acid sequence MSTLSPKRVLFALAIGAFGIGTTEFTPMGLLPVIAEGVNVSIPSAGMLITAYAIGVMVGAPIMTLLFSRFGKRAALMALMAIFTLGNLLSALSPDYYTLLASRLVTSLNHGAFFGLGAVVAASVVPKDKQASAVATMFMGLTIANIGGVPAATWVGQQVGWRMAFAGTAVLGLLAMATLWYALPKGERGSVPHVRKELAVIARPSVLLAMATTVLGAGAMFTLYTYVAPVLSELTGASHAFVTLALVLIGVGFTLGNSLGGRLADWSLDGAAKIFLGVLAVIMLLMPLVLASHIGAAVALLVWGVFTFAVVPPLQMRVMIAASEAPGLASSINVGAFNLGNAVGAALGGAVISLDMGYAAVPMAGGLLAGAGLLLVWLGQRSKAGDTTLSDAA
- the dkgB gene encoding 2,5-didehydrogluconate reductase DkgB encodes the protein MSIPSFGLGTFRLTGQAVIDSVKSALELGYRVIDTAQIYKNEADVGQAIAESGVPRNELFITTKIWVDNYAADKLIPSLRESLSKLRTDHVDLLLIHWPAPGNGVELNEYMTALAEARKLGLTRQIGVSNFNIELTRQAIEVVGKGEIATNQIELSPYLQNSKLVAFLKEQGITVTSYMTLAYGKVLKDPVLTEIAAKHKATVAQVALAWAMQLGYAVIPSSTKRENLASNLLARSLRLDDEDMARIATLERNGREVSPDGLAPAWD
- a CDS encoding leucine-rich repeat domain-containing protein, producing the protein MTTESSCFRDVDTLIASQLPEWLTKASLDQLSLLRISLLQQQHSQHQLATLFAKVTPLDAFAESLLTKALSKKHLPIMDVRQAKVRRTTVFTPAPVGTGALGKVVTEVSESSLLAAALHNFASVEQIPTGAVVTTSLVDAQDAPLALSAESFTRLCRDEDVGGQYQVHLESIFHTSQASSVLEQSARHKLETTLRLAALRGEVDEQTYFQCLPMVASKPHVLSSNARLVPFDLRVLGKRVRGAVAFEVRQLRKHNPALEGVILWVPDDAHGPLRRYANWDALWKALGRRFQAAGYAAFFQRFISERDRMAFSQALGPLLQTQASNLPISLNGHMHAIELPLYQHMRTVRVDTLLDDARVLAVPTAQVKQDEREKRLSDYADAGLNLLGLASLFVPVLGLPLLGIAAAQIADGVYEGFADWTLGDRAGALKHLLGVAENLAAGVALVAIGQVAGRLIERSSYVERLVPVLNGQDQLRLIDAALPGYAVADRQLSIGERTEVEGKSYLRTHQATYQVVDDPQGRVRIQHPSRPGAYSPWLDSNGEGGWRHDLEAPQHWQGPGLLIQRLASDWASVDEQTAEQVMHITGFDEDRLRRLLLEHAPAPARLRDALQRYQAHAQYPELRGEFFEQYIAGLEDVPTPAAQRLRRDFPGLTARGAQEIVEHGGAEALHNLLVSGRVPQALAEQTRWMLRDSRLDRACAGFFQEVAISVDTERLAVGLTGEWSAWPGEQRIELRIGDTAGELVARSGAVDATDIGYIIRQGHRYQALDAAGRELVGADQHDSLFQALWLHLSAAQKQALGDAAVSAEQLRQALALRAAGQREVAAQQLGMAPIESGMRPPVRLGDGRLGYPLSGGDPVAPLRGPVLTTLDPQARQSVRAGLQQLFPHRRAVDIFWLSTLLAQRPGRTLWVAFSELAGQVRRLDQALRVWQGPVDGSVYANRRRAAQLILEAWQPPYYGPGGVGSLVIHNIAMDHWPSLPADVGFGHLHRLCLTNAGFSELDQAFFNLFPNLQTLQLSANRLTRLPSLAGFSELRSLDVQRNRLTTLEGLEHLTGLTQLVANDNALVSLPDLGRLSRLTRLDLQRNQLETVEGVQHLTLMTQLDLSDNRLAALPEHIHWLVRVRYVNLSANRLAALPTGIGRMTALTQLNLADNRLSDLPVTFGDLVNLRILNLRGNRLTAIPSGLERLRALQELYLANNQVVMDSAAGARLEVLSALRTLTLNGNPIGTLPSLRNLDQLQRLSLRGTGLTEFPLAFLDSHPGLFVDLAENLIVELSERALLWIRQHPTRIVLDGNPLDEAILARWRAAVERIDTLSRQGRSVD